The sequence below is a genomic window from Mycobacterium heidelbergense.
TCATCAGCGCCGAGCCGGCGGGGCCGTACTTCACCGAGGCGATCGGCCTGGCCCGGGCATTAGGCGATCCGTGGAGGTTGAGCCAAATCCTCGCCTGGCAGGCGCGCACGGCAACCACGGCGGGCGACCTGATCGCGGTCCGCGCAGCCGGTGAGGAAGGACGCGATCTCGCCGAGGCGATCGGCGACCGGTTCGCCTCGCGCCAGTGCCGCTGGTGCCTCGTCGTGGCACAGCACTTCCAGGGCGATCTGGCAGACGCCACCGCACAATTCGGCGCCGTGGCCGCCGAGGCCGAGGCAGCTCACGACGTGACCTATCAGGCGTATGGCTTGGCGGGACAGGGCATGGTGCTGGCCGCGCAGGGTGAGGTGTACGCGGCCCGGGCTGCCGCCGATGCGGCCGTTGAGGCTGCCGCCGAGCTGGGCGGGCTTGCCGCGGGCCTCGCCTACATGGCGTCGGCTTCCGCAGCCCTGGCCGCCGGCGATGCTGCGACGGCCCACGACGCGAGCGAGAAGGCCTGGCAGCACTGGCGTCTCCTGCCCGCGCAGGCTGCATGGCAGCGCGTGTTCCGTGCGCAGGCCGCGCTGGCGGGCGGGGATCTAGACGCGGCCCGCCGTGGCGCCGACGAGGCCGTCGCGACAACGACCGGCTGGTGGCTCATGGGCGCGCTGACCACGCGGGCCCGGGTGGCGATCGCGCGGGGGGAGCCGGCGCAGGCCGAACGCGACGCCCACGACGCGCTCGCACGCGCCGCTGACATGCAGGCCCGCACAGGCGTTGCCGACATTCTCGAGTGCCTCGCCGCCCTGGCCGGAGACGCCGGTAGTCACTGCGAAGCCGCTCGGCTGTTCGGAGCGGCACACGCCATCCGGCAACGTATCGGCGAGGTCCGCTTCAAAATCTATGACGCCGGCTACGAAGCGTCACTGGCTGCCCTGCGAGAAGCCTTGGGCGAGAAGGACTTCGAAACTGCGTGGGCCGAGGGCGCGGCCCTGTCCGCCGAGGAGGCGATCGCCTACGCGCAACGCGGTCGCGGCGAACGCAAACGACCCAGCAGCGGCTGGGCCTCACTCACGCCGGCCGAGCGCGACGTCGTGCGACTGGTGAGCGAAGGGCTCGCGAACAACGACATCGCCGCACGGCTTTTCGTCTCACCGCGCACCGTGCAAACCCATCTCACGCATGTCTACGCCAAGCTGGGTCTGACTTCCCGGGTGCAGCTGGCCCAGGAGGCGGCCCGTCGCGCATGAACGTGGAATCCTATGCGGCGCCAGGTAAATCGAAGATCAGCAGCGTGCTGCTGGCGGTGGCGACGAGCGCCCCCGATGCGTCGGTGACCGTCGCTTCGGTGAATCCGATCCGCGAACCCGCTTTGACGACCGTGCCCACCGCGGTCAGTGGGCCGCTGGCCGCGGTGACCGCCTTCAGGTAGTTGACCTTGATTTCGACCGACGTGTACCCGACCCCTTCGGGCAGCGTGGTGTGCAACGCACAGCCGGTCACGGTGTCCAACAGGGTGCACAGCATGCCGCCATGAACCATCCCCAGCGGGTTGTACATGGACCCGTCGGGCATGCAGCCGAAGGCGATTCGCCCGTTCTCGACGTCGAGAATGCTCATTCGCATCAGCTCGCCGATGGGCGGCGGCGGCAAGTGTCCGTCGGCGACCGCCTTCCAGTACGCGAGGCCGGACATCGACGCGGCGGTGGCCTTCGTGGTGTGCGGGTCGCGCCAGGTCACCAGCCGTGATTCCGCTTCACCCCAACCCGCCGTGTGTGCGACCCGAGTGTCACCGGCGGGAGCGCCCGGAGAAGCCGTCATGAGTCGACCTTTCGGGAAACTGGTCGGTTTACTTTACTGACCTAACATAGCGCCGCTCTCGCCGCTTGTAAACCGGTCGGTGTACTATCCGAATGTGAACGATGCCACCTCCCGGGCGCGTCCACCCGGTGGGCGGGGGGCGCGGGAGCGCATCGAGCGCGCCGCGGCCCGGCTGTTCTACCGCAACGGAATCCACGCGACCGGCGTGGAACTCATCGCACACGAGGCCAACGTCTCCAAACGCACGCTCTACCAACACTTTCCCAGCAAGAACGACCTGGTGGACAACTACCTCCGCGGCATCGCGGCTCGAGGCGGCCTGCCCACCGAGAAGCGCCTCGACGACACCGAGCTACCCGCCCGCGAACGCCTGCTGGGGATTTTCGACCTGCGCCGCTCCGACGTCGTGCGCGGCTGCCCCTATCACAATGCCGCCGTCGAATCGGCCGGGTCGCTGGCCAGCACCGACGAGATCGTGCGGACCCACAAGCAGGAATTCGTCCGCCGCCTCATCGCCGTCGCGCGCGAGGCGGGCGCCGCTGACCCCCACTTGCTGGGCCAGCAGCTCGCCGTGCTGTTCGAGGGCGCCACCGCGATGGCGACCTCGCTGAACGACACCGCACCCGTCGTGCACGCCCGTGCGGCGGCGGCCACGCTGATCGATGCCGCCCTGAGCCCTTGACGCGCTCCTCGTGATGCTGCTACACATGGCGTGCGCCACTAATTTGGGCGATCGCCCAAAAACTGGTGGGTGGAGGTGGCCGGATGGACGGCAAGGCGGCGTTCGTGACCGGCTCGGCGCGCGGACGGCAAGGAAAGCATCGATGACTGTCACAAACGACACCGACGTCTACTACGACCCCTACGACGTCGGCATCAACGCCAACCCGTATCCGACCTACGCGCGGCTGCGCGAGGAGGCGCCAATCTACCACAACGAGCGGTACGACTTCTGGGCGCTGTCACGGCATTCCGACGTCGAACGGGCATTGGCCAACTGGGAGGCCTTCTCCAACAAGCGCAGCGACATCCTCGAGCTGATCCAGTCCAAATTCGACATGCCCGGCGGCGTCATGATGTTCCAGGATCCGCCCGAACACTCGAGGCTGCGCGGCCTGATGTCGCGCGTGTTCACGCCGCGCCGGATGGCCGCCCTCGAGGATCAGATTCGGCAATACTGCGTGCGGTGCCTGGATCCGCTCGTCGGTTCGCAAGGCTTTGACATCATCGCCGAGCTCGCGTCGATGATGCCGATGCGCGTGATCGGGATGCTCCTCGGAATCCCCGAGTCCGAACAGATCTCGGTCCGTGACGCCAACGACGCCAACCTGCGCACCAAGCCCGGCGCGCCTCTTAAGGTCGCCGACGCCGACTCCATCGCCGACGGCCGGATCTACGCCGACTACGTCGAATGGCGATCCAAGAACCCGTCGGACGACCTGATGACGACGCTGCTCAACGTCGAGTTCGACGACGAGGATGGGGTGCACAGAAAGCTGACCCGCAAAGAGGTGCTGCATTACACCCAGGTGGTCGCCGGTGCGGGCAACGAGACGACCGGCCGGCTGATCGGCTGGCTCGCCAAGGTGCTCGCCGAGCATCCCGACCAGCGCCGGGAGGTCTACGAGGATCGGTCGCTGCTGAGCCGCACCGTCGACGAGACGCTGCGATTCGAACCCACGGGACCCCACGTCGCCCGGTGGCTGGCAAGGGATTTCGAGTGTTACGGCACGACGATTCCGGCCGGCAGCGCCATGCTGCTGCTGTTCGGCTCCGCTAACCGCGATCACCGCCGCTACGCCGACCCGGACACGTTCAACATCCATCGGGATAACATCTCGCACATCACCTTCGGAAAGGGCGTGCATTACTGCCTTGGCGCGAACCTGGCACGGCTCGAGGGCCGCGTCGCGCTGGACGAGATGCTCAACCGCTGGCCCGAATGGGACATCGATGACGACACGGCGCAATTGGCGTCGACGTCCACCGTCCGGGGCTGGGAGCGGCTGCGGGTCGTGCTGCCCACGTAATGGTCAATCGCGCCGGCTTTTCGGTGTCGGCATCTCGAACCGATCCAGGAATCGATTGACCAGCGCGACGGCCTCTTCGTGGCCGCTTTTGGTGCCGAGTGTCTGCTCGAGAATCAGGGTCCGCCCGACCGCGGCGATGATGACCGCGATGCCCGCGGGCGGGAATTGGCCTGTGTCGAGGCCGTGTTCGCGGACGACGAAGTTCAGGGCGGTGATCTGCATCTCGCGCCACCGCTCCTGCCAGGCCGCGATCTCGGCGCGAATCTCCTTGCGATGGTTGGCAAGTCCCATGAACTCCAGCAACAGTCGAGCGTCCTTGGGCTCGATCAGGGTGCCCCAGAAGGCGTGCAACGGTCGGTCGGAGGCCAACGCTTCTTGTTGCCGTTCCAGGTAGGCGGCCGCTCCGCGGCGGAAAACGTTGCGGTAGAGCTCGTCCATCGTCGGGAAGTAGTAGTGCACCAATGCCGGCTTCACACCGGCTTCGGCGGCCACCCGCCGCGACGTGGCGGCGGCATAGCCCTCGTCGACCATGATGCGAATAGTCGCGTCGATCAGCATGTCCCGAGTGGCGGAGTCCTTGGCCATCAACGGACCCTAAATTGGGCGTTCGCCAAAAATCAACCGCCCGCCACGATAGACACGTGACGGCTTGACCCCCGGGGTTAGGAAGTCCCGTCAACGGGGAACTATTCTGCCGTGCCTCTCCGCTTCCAGGACGTCATCACGTCCAAGTACCTGCTCCTGACCACCTTCACCCAGGATGGCCGACCCAAGCCGACACCGATCTGGGGGGTGCCGGACGGCGACAAGCTCCTGGTGATCACCGACGACGGATCGTGGAAGGTCAGGCGGATCAACAACACGCCCCGGGTGACGATCGCCCGCAGCGCGGCGCTGGGCAAGCCCAAGAGCGAATCGGTCGAAGGAATCGCCCGGGTACTGCCGAAGTCCGAGACGCGGCGGGTCTACAACGCCGTGCTCAAGCGGTACTGGTACCACGCGTGGTGGTTCTACGCCCACTCGATCGTGCGAGGCGGCATCGACAAGGTGCACGTGGGCCTGGAGATCACGCCGG
It includes:
- a CDS encoding PPOX class F420-dependent oxidoreductase, yielding MPLRFQDVITSKYLLLTTFTQDGRPKPTPIWGVPDGDKLLVITDDGSWKVRRINNTPRVTIARSAALGKPKSESVEGIARVLPKSETRRVYNAVLKRYWYHAWWFYAHSIVRGGIDKVHVGLEITPAA
- a CDS encoding TetR/AcrR family transcriptional regulator; its protein translation is MNDATSRARPPGGRGARERIERAAARLFYRNGIHATGVELIAHEANVSKRTLYQHFPSKNDLVDNYLRGIAARGGLPTEKRLDDTELPARERLLGIFDLRRSDVVRGCPYHNAAVESAGSLASTDEIVRTHKQEFVRRLIAVAREAGAADPHLLGQQLAVLFEGATAMATSLNDTAPVVHARAAAATLIDAALSP
- a CDS encoding cytochrome P450, yielding MTVTNDTDVYYDPYDVGINANPYPTYARLREEAPIYHNERYDFWALSRHSDVERALANWEAFSNKRSDILELIQSKFDMPGGVMMFQDPPEHSRLRGLMSRVFTPRRMAALEDQIRQYCVRCLDPLVGSQGFDIIAELASMMPMRVIGMLLGIPESEQISVRDANDANLRTKPGAPLKVADADSIADGRIYADYVEWRSKNPSDDLMTTLLNVEFDDEDGVHRKLTRKEVLHYTQVVAGAGNETTGRLIGWLAKVLAEHPDQRREVYEDRSLLSRTVDETLRFEPTGPHVARWLARDFECYGTTIPAGSAMLLLFGSANRDHRRYADPDTFNIHRDNISHITFGKGVHYCLGANLARLEGRVALDEMLNRWPEWDIDDDTAQLASTSTVRGWERLRVVLPT
- a CDS encoding PaaI family thioesterase — translated: MTASPGAPAGDTRVAHTAGWGEAESRLVTWRDPHTTKATAASMSGLAYWKAVADGHLPPPPIGELMRMSILDVENGRIAFGCMPDGSMYNPLGMVHGGMLCTLLDTVTGCALHTTLPEGVGYTSVEIKVNYLKAVTAASGPLTAVGTVVKAGSRIGFTEATVTDASGALVATASSTLLIFDLPGAA
- a CDS encoding TetR/AcrR family transcriptional regulator — protein: MLIDATIRIMVDEGYAAATSRRVAAEAGVKPALVHYYFPTMDELYRNVFRRGAAAYLERQQEALASDRPLHAFWGTLIEPKDARLLLEFMGLANHRKEIRAEIAAWQERWREMQITALNFVVREHGLDTGQFPPAGIAVIIAAVGRTLILEQTLGTKSGHEEAVALVNRFLDRFEMPTPKSRRD